The following is a genomic window from Micromonospora cathayae.
TTCCGCCGCGCGGATCGCCCGGGCGGCGACGAAGACGGCCAGGAAACCGTACCCGCTGACCAACTCGACCAGCCCGTACGCCAGGAAGGTCGCGGCCAGCGCGAGGAAGCCCTCGGCGTGCCGGGCCAGGCGCAGCTCGCTGGGCGCCCGGAAGAACAGCTTGCCGAGCAGCCAGCCGACCAGCCAGCCGCCGACCACCCCGGCGGCGATCTTCCAGAGCACGTCGACGGTGAACCAGCGGGCCAGCCAGTCGGCCGGGGCGAGGCTGGTGGAGGCGATGGCGATGGCCGCGTACACGAACGGGAAGGCCAGTCCGTCGTTGAGACCGGCCTCGGAGGTCAGGGCGAAGCGGACCTCGTCCTCGGAGTCCTCCACGTCGGTCGGCTCACCCACCTGCACGTCGGAGGCGAGCACCGGGTCGGTCGGGGCGAGCGCGGCGGCGAGCAGCAGCGCGGCGGCCGGCACCAGACCGGCCCACCACCAGCCGAGCAGTGCGACGGTGGCGATGCACAGCGGCATCGCGATGGCCAGCAGCCGCCAGGTGGACGACCAGCGTCGCCAGCTCAACGGCCGGTCGATCTTGAGGCCCGCGCCCATCAGCGCGACGATCACCCCGATCTCGGTGAGGTGGGTGGCGACGTCGGCGTGCGCCAACGGGTCCGGCACAGGTAGTCCGGTGGGCAACAGGAAGATCAACATACCGAGGCCGAGGAAGGCGATCGGCATGGACAACGGACGGCGTTCCAGCATCCGGGGGAGCACCCCGGCGAGCAGCGACCCGACGCCCAGTACCGCGAGCGAGACGTCCACCGGTTCCAGTTCCACGACTCCACCCTTCGCGCCGTCCGGGGCACCCGGGCAGGCGGAGAGCAACTGTGCCCAGCGGAGCCGGTGAATATGCCTTCGCGTTCACCTTCGCGGCGCGGGCGACCGGGTGGCCGGTGGTCGGTGGCGGTCAGCCGGGCGGGAT
Proteins encoded in this region:
- a CDS encoding cation:proton antiporter, with the protein product MEPVDVSLAVLGVGSLLAGVLPRMLERRPLSMPIAFLGLGMLIFLLPTGLPVPDPLAHADVATHLTEIGVIVALMGAGLKIDRPLSWRRWSSTWRLLAIAMPLCIATVALLGWWWAGLVPAAALLLAAALAPTDPVLASDVQVGEPTDVEDSEDEVRFALTSEAGLNDGLAFPFVYAAIAIASTSLAPADWLARWFTVDVLWKIAAGVVGGWLVGWLLGKLFFRAPSELRLARHAEGFLALAATFLAYGLVELVSGYGFLAVFVAARAIRAAERNHEFHAVLHDFAEQVERLLTVLLLLLFGGAVVGGLLSALTWPAALVGLALIFVIRPLFGWLSLRGAPGRPAEHWVIASFGIRGVGSFYYLAYATTKADFAQADLLWATVGLVVIVSVVVHGIAATPVMQLLDRDGQRTSDPAERPQPAPA